In Coriobacteriaceae bacterium, a single window of DNA contains:
- a CDS encoding ATP-binding protein translates to MDVHADGDIAENFWWRRTTLTRRSPLYDACVSAGLLVAATIAGALLDHPGLAPSIMIVYVFAVQLCAFFTWSRLYCLLSSAAAVALYNYLFVDPRYSLSLIDRVYPGMFFIMFAVSLVSSSIALALRRALAQAAASDRRTQMVLETNRMLQRCADQQQIVHAMATQLARLSGCPVVWYSADPEDDDLLPRATYTAVGDAAPVHELVPQMPPRLSASAYVGTPLDATYGGSAFYGIYLTVRSGDTMVRAGDPASVVGVLAIVAEPDVLTHEERTLADAIVSEGELALDRARAMEAREEAAVLAKNEQLRANLLRSISHDLRTPLTSISGNADVLLDQGSTGTAVLDDQTRRGMLLSIRSDAQWLNATVENLLAITKLEGGGMRLSITLELMDDIVEEALRHVNPAVREHDLKVVACDEPALVNVDARLMVQLVVNLVNNAIAYTPAGSHIVISIGADGGCVRCSVADDGPGIAPEDRERIFESFYTANHGLADSQRSVGLGLSLCRSIALAHGGSIEVAAAEPHGSVFTIELPAADVSFDKE, encoded by the coding sequence ATGGACGTCCATGCGGACGGCGATATTGCCGAGAACTTTTGGTGGCGGCGCACGACGCTGACGCGTCGCAGCCCTCTGTATGACGCCTGCGTATCGGCGGGGCTGCTGGTCGCGGCGACGATTGCGGGCGCGCTGCTCGACCATCCGGGTCTCGCGCCGAGCATCATGATCGTCTATGTGTTCGCCGTGCAGCTGTGCGCTTTCTTTACCTGGAGCCGCCTGTATTGCCTGCTGAGCTCGGCTGCCGCCGTGGCGCTCTACAACTATTTGTTTGTCGACCCGCGCTACTCGCTGTCGCTCATCGACCGCGTCTATCCCGGCATGTTCTTTATCATGTTTGCGGTCTCGCTCGTGTCGAGCTCGATTGCGCTGGCCCTGCGCCGTGCCTTGGCGCAGGCCGCCGCCAGCGACCGTCGTACGCAGATGGTACTCGAGACCAATCGCATGCTGCAGCGCTGCGCCGATCAGCAGCAGATTGTCCATGCTATGGCAACGCAGCTGGCGCGTCTTTCGGGCTGTCCGGTCGTGTGGTACAGCGCCGATCCGGAAGACGATGACCTGTTGCCGCGCGCGACGTACACGGCCGTGGGCGATGCCGCGCCGGTGCACGAGCTGGTGCCGCAGATGCCGCCACGGCTCTCGGCGTCCGCCTATGTGGGAACGCCGCTCGATGCCACCTACGGCGGCTCGGCGTTCTACGGCATCTACCTGACCGTGCGCTCGGGCGACACCATGGTGCGCGCGGGCGATCCCGCCTCGGTGGTGGGCGTGCTGGCTATCGTTGCCGAGCCCGACGTGCTGACGCACGAGGAGCGGACACTTGCCGATGCCATCGTGAGCGAAGGAGAGCTGGCGCTCGATCGCGCCCGCGCCATGGAGGCCCGCGAGGAGGCGGCGGTGCTCGCTAAAAATGAGCAGCTGCGTGCCAACTTGCTGCGCTCCATCTCGCACGACCTGCGCACGCCGCTTACCAGTATTTCGGGCAATGCCGATGTGCTGCTCGACCAGGGCTCGACCGGCACGGCCGTGCTCGACGACCAGACGCGCCGCGGCATGCTCCTGTCCATTCGCTCGGATGCACAATGGCTCAACGCCACCGTCGAGAACCTGCTCGCCATCACCAAGCTCGAGGGTGGTGGCATGCGCCTGTCGATCACGCTCGAGCTCATGGACGATATCGTCGAGGAGGCGCTGCGCCACGTAAATCCGGCTGTGCGCGAGCACGACCTTAAGGTAGTGGCGTGCGACGAGCCAGCGCTCGTCAACGTCGATGCGCGCCTGATGGTACAGCTCGTGGTCAACCTGGTGAACAACGCCATTGCCTATACGCCTGCGGGTTCGCATATCGTGATCTCGATTGGCGCTGACGGCGGGTGCGTGAGGTGTTCGGTCGCCGACGACGGGCCGGGCATTGCACCCGAGGACCGCGAGCGCATCTTTGAGTCGTTCTACACCGCCAACCATGGCTTGGCCGATAGCCAACGCAGCGTGGGCCTGGGATTGTCCCTGTGCCGCTCCATTGCGCTGGCACATGGCGGTAGCATAGAGGTTGCCGCGGCGGAGCCGCACGGCTCGGTCTTTACGATTGAGCTTCCCGCCGCCGACGTTTCGTTTGATAAGGAGTAG
- a CDS encoding KUP/HAK/KT family potassium transporter has translation MEQKAKEVASHAAIPVSISAMLVTLGVVYGDIGTSPMYVTKALVAGNGGIGSVTQEFVLGALSLVVWTVTLLTTVKYVLISLRADNHGEGGIFALYSLVKRCGKWLIIPAMLGGAALLADGILTPAVTVTTAIEGLRTIPAVHAVLGDDQGRVVAITLAIIIALFLVQRIGTAKIGHAFGPIMTLWFLFLGGTGLFFVCQYPAVLLCLNPLRGIAFLLSPNNHAGIMILGSCFLATTGAEALYSDMGHVGRGNIYATWPFVKCCLLLSYMGQGAWLMNNAANPELMGIADLNPFYQMLAPGLRPFAVGLSTIAAIIASQALITGAFSLVSEASRLDLMPHMQVFYPAETKGQLYIPMVNNVMLVGCVIVVLLFQNSAHMEAAYGLAITLTMMCTTLLLFFYLHEERKLKVAPWIFAAFFLLLEGFFFVSSLTKFFHGGYFTILMAALIMGIMVCWYNGTAVEQRQFTLLPLRSYLPQLKRLRDDDRYELMSDNIVYLTKDTNTDYIDRDIVYSILDKHPKRARAWWFVNVETMDEPHTFAYSVETFGTDYVFRVHLYLGYKINQRVNAYLRQVVQDLAASGELPAQTHDYSVYKDPGNIGTFKFVMIRKLLAPESDVEPSERTAITLKYIIRRAAGTPARWYGLENSNVSFEYVPLFTKFKAVSKMQRLAPNERP, from the coding sequence ATGGAACAAAAGGCAAAGGAAGTAGCCTCGCACGCTGCGATTCCTGTGAGCATCTCGGCGATGCTCGTCACGCTGGGCGTGGTGTATGGCGATATCGGCACCAGCCCCATGTATGTAACCAAGGCGCTCGTTGCCGGCAACGGCGGCATCGGAAGCGTCACGCAGGAGTTCGTGCTCGGCGCGCTCTCCCTTGTCGTGTGGACGGTCACGCTGCTGACGACCGTCAAGTACGTGCTGATCTCGCTGCGCGCCGACAACCACGGCGAGGGCGGCATCTTTGCCCTGTACAGCCTGGTCAAGCGCTGCGGCAAGTGGCTCATCATCCCCGCCATGCTGGGCGGCGCGGCGCTCCTCGCCGACGGCATCCTGACGCCTGCCGTTACCGTCACCACGGCCATCGAGGGCCTGCGCACCATCCCGGCGGTCCATGCCGTGCTCGGTGACGACCAGGGTCGTGTCGTCGCCATCACGCTTGCCATCATCATCGCGCTCTTCTTGGTGCAGCGCATCGGCACGGCCAAGATCGGTCACGCCTTCGGCCCCATCATGACGCTGTGGTTTTTGTTCCTGGGCGGCACGGGCCTGTTCTTTGTCTGCCAGTATCCCGCGGTGCTGCTGTGCCTCAACCCGTTGCGTGGCATCGCTTTTCTGCTGAGCCCCAACAACCATGCGGGCATCATGATTTTGGGCAGCTGCTTCCTCGCTACCACCGGTGCCGAGGCGCTCTATTCCGACATGGGCCATGTGGGCCGCGGCAACATTTACGCCACCTGGCCGTTCGTTAAGTGCTGCTTGCTGCTGTCCTATATGGGCCAGGGCGCTTGGCTTATGAACAACGCTGCCAACCCCGAGCTCATGGGCATTGCCGACCTTAACCCGTTCTACCAGATGCTCGCCCCGGGCCTGCGTCCGTTTGCCGTCGGCCTTTCAACCATCGCGGCCATCATTGCCTCGCAGGCGCTCATTACCGGCGCGTTCTCGCTGGTGTCCGAGGCCAGTCGCCTGGACCTCATGCCGCACATGCAGGTCTTCTATCCGGCCGAGACCAAAGGCCAGCTCTACATCCCCATGGTCAACAACGTCATGCTTGTCGGCTGCGTCATCGTGGTGCTGCTGTTCCAGAACTCGGCTCATATGGAAGCCGCCTACGGCCTTGCCATTACGCTGACTATGATGTGCACCACGCTGCTGCTCTTCTTCTACCTGCACGAGGAGCGCAAGCTCAAGGTTGCTCCGTGGATCTTCGCGGCCTTCTTCCTTTTGCTCGAAGGCTTCTTCTTCGTGAGCTCGCTCACCAAGTTCTTCCACGGCGGCTATTTCACCATCCTTATGGCCGCGCTCATCATGGGCATCATGGTGTGCTGGTACAACGGCACGGCGGTCGAGCAACGTCAGTTTACGCTGCTGCCGCTGCGCAGCTATCTGCCGCAGCTCAAACGCCTGCGCGACGACGATCGCTACGAGCTCATGAGCGACAACATCGTGTACCTGACCAAGGACACCAACACCGACTATATCGACCGTGATATCGTCTACTCGATTTTGGATAAGCACCCCAAGCGCGCTCGTGCCTGGTGGTTCGTGAATGTTGAGACCATGGACGAGCCGCATACCTTTGCCTACTCGGTCGAGACGTTCGGCACCGACTACGTATTCCGCGTGCATCTGTACCTGGGCTATAAGATCAACCAGCGCGTCAATGCCTACCTGCGCCAGGTTGTTCAGGACCTGGCTGCCAGCGGCGAGCTGCCGGCGCAGACGCACGACTACTCGGTTTACAAGGATCCGGGCAACATCGGTACGTTTAAGTTCGTCATGATCCGCAAGCTGCTGGCGCCCGAAAGCGACGTGGAGCCCAGCGAGCGTACGGCCATCACGCTCAAGTACATCATCCGCCGCGCCGCCGGCACGCCTGCGCGCTGGTACGGCCTGGAGAACTCCAACGTGAGCTTTGAGTACGTGCCGCTGTTCACCAAGTTTAAGGCCGTGAGCAAGATGCAGCGCCTTGCCCCCAACGAGCGCCCGTAG
- a CDS encoding nitroreductase family protein: protein MSEQICMTGAEYCDGAVGVDTCGYPVETTGNAVLDTLEHRSSTRAFARDDDDRPVAVTDEQRAAILHAASRAPSAGAMMMYSIVSIREQATLDRLADLCDHQPMIAKAPWALIFVVDYAKWIDLFEHVGCFEPEFVERTGKAPRRAPGLGDFAIAAQDAVIAAQNAVVAAEALGLGSCYIGDIVENAEEVAELLDLPPYTMPLSMLIIGTPRKERPAIAHPVVNLVHEERYCRADAATMDAQVAEMDAMFRPHAREVGERVVDIYTRKHTSPFMAEMSRSMEWWFKNWLGK, encoded by the coding sequence ATGAGCGAGCAGATTTGTATGACGGGCGCCGAGTACTGCGACGGAGCTGTGGGCGTGGATACGTGTGGCTATCCGGTCGAGACGACGGGCAATGCGGTGCTGGACACGTTGGAGCACCGTTCCTCCACGCGTGCCTTCGCGCGTGATGACGACGACCGCCCCGTGGCGGTGACCGACGAGCAGCGGGCGGCGATTCTGCATGCGGCGAGCCGTGCGCCGTCGGCAGGCGCCATGATGATGTATTCCATCGTGAGCATTCGCGAGCAGGCTACGCTGGATCGTCTGGCCGACCTGTGCGACCACCAGCCCATGATCGCCAAGGCGCCTTGGGCACTAATATTTGTGGTCGACTATGCCAAGTGGATCGATCTGTTTGAGCATGTGGGTTGCTTTGAGCCCGAGTTTGTAGAGCGTACGGGCAAGGCGCCCCGTCGTGCACCGGGTCTGGGCGACTTTGCCATCGCGGCGCAGGACGCCGTGATCGCCGCCCAAAACGCCGTGGTTGCCGCCGAGGCCCTGGGGCTGGGGAGCTGCTACATCGGTGATATCGTCGAGAATGCCGAGGAAGTTGCCGAGCTGCTCGATCTGCCGCCCTATACCATGCCGCTGTCGATGCTCATCATCGGCACGCCCCGTAAGGAGCGCCCGGCAATCGCGCACCCCGTGGTGAACCTGGTGCACGAGGAGCGCTACTGCCGCGCGGATGCCGCGACCATGGACGCGCAGGTGGCCGAGATGGACGCGATGTTTCGCCCGCATGCCCGCGAGGTGGGGGAGCGCGTGGTGGATATCTACACCCGCAAACACACCAGTCCCTTTATGGCCGAGATGAGTCGCTCCATGGAGTGGTGGTTCAAAAACTGGCTCGGAAAATGA
- a CDS encoding LTA synthase family protein, with protein MFAAAISLVGLAATVYLVLREAKAIRAQSSTVAKGAIAWSVAFGLFQVFLTVWGAIGLVAQNEPLAFVMLILTNAILTGCAWASIARDRIAPRVFAFAKPDAPAPTGKLARLRGAFVGKPLVAAVLCLLLAGVFALLGIEVSSNHDFTWVYPLCILLEWAIITVLMTGLFFLFQRHGAAPAVLAFALFVLGIAEFFVITFKSMPIQPGDLSAISTAAAVAGTGYTFSISLFCVLSMGFTAIAMLLCEYASLVAPHRQKGAANAKRMLLTNLLVAVLCLGGVTAHVTLIDYYNTLGITVYTWRPLESYWREGYLPAFISAAQSIKPPKPADYSVDDAKATLKKYAKAYDKSDAAKSDERAAAKEQFDSEKPTVIAIMNETFSDLSIYQNMRAGYEGPQYFKNLSNCLSRGKLYVSAYGGGTANTEFEFMTGNSMANLGSGVYPYTIYNMETTGNLAEQFKSLGYSTTAMHPNHATNWNRENVYKDFGFDQFLSINDFQGADTLRGMVTDQATYDKILELLDQNADPQFIFDVTMQNHSGYDTGLLPVDKQMHLNIDTTDLDTKTVEDGTLSDVDEYVSCIEQSDQALRYFLNALSKLDRKMVVVFWGDHQPFFPSKFNDKWFTGEDDATHQERLWQTDYIIWANYDVAGCDQTSEVDDLSTNYLSTQLMQLIGAPLSDYQKAHMTLRESLPAINSVGYEDASLRWALSSNVTGDDDAAAAATKAREDYAKMQYYEMFRDGKNVYTEHFQTEANETDPNLAPGTTKIK; from the coding sequence ATGTTCGCTGCCGCCATCTCGCTCGTCGGTCTTGCGGCGACCGTCTACCTTGTCTTGCGCGAGGCCAAGGCCATTCGCGCACAGTCGAGCACCGTTGCCAAGGGCGCTATCGCCTGGAGCGTCGCCTTCGGTCTGTTCCAGGTCTTTTTGACCGTCTGGGGCGCTATTGGTCTCGTCGCGCAAAACGAGCCGCTCGCCTTTGTGATGCTCATCCTGACCAATGCCATTCTCACCGGTTGCGCTTGGGCCAGCATCGCCCGCGACCGCATCGCCCCGCGCGTCTTTGCGTTCGCCAAGCCCGACGCCCCCGCCCCCACCGGCAAGCTCGCCCGCCTGCGCGGCGCCTTTGTGGGCAAACCGCTCGTCGCCGCCGTCCTGTGCCTGCTGCTCGCCGGCGTCTTTGCGCTGCTGGGCATAGAGGTTTCGTCCAACCACGACTTTACCTGGGTCTACCCCCTATGCATCCTGCTCGAGTGGGCCATCATCACCGTGCTCATGACCGGCCTGTTCTTCCTGTTCCAGCGCCACGGCGCAGCTCCCGCGGTCCTGGCCTTTGCCCTCTTTGTCCTGGGCATTGCCGAGTTCTTCGTCATCACGTTTAAATCCATGCCCATCCAGCCGGGTGACCTTTCGGCCATCTCCACTGCCGCCGCGGTCGCCGGCACCGGCTACACCTTCTCCATCTCGCTGTTCTGCGTGCTGTCCATGGGCTTTACCGCCATCGCCATGCTGCTGTGCGAGTACGCCAGCCTGGTCGCGCCGCATCGCCAGAAGGGCGCCGCCAACGCCAAGCGCATGCTGCTCACCAACCTGCTCGTAGCGGTGCTGTGCCTGGGCGGTGTGACCGCGCACGTCACGCTCATCGACTACTACAACACCCTCGGTATAACCGTCTACACCTGGCGTCCGCTCGAGAGCTACTGGCGCGAGGGCTACCTGCCCGCTTTCATTAGCGCGGCGCAGTCCATCAAGCCGCCCAAACCCGCCGACTACTCCGTCGACGATGCCAAGGCCACGCTCAAAAAGTACGCCAAGGCCTACGACAAGTCCGATGCCGCCAAGAGCGACGAGCGCGCCGCCGCAAAGGAGCAGTTCGACAGCGAGAAGCCCACGGTCATCGCCATCATGAACGAGACTTTCTCGGACCTGTCCATCTATCAGAACATGCGCGCCGGCTACGAGGGCCCGCAGTACTTTAAGAACCTGTCCAACTGCCTCAGCCGCGGCAAGCTCTACGTGAGCGCCTACGGCGGCGGTACCGCCAATACCGAGTTTGAGTTTATGACCGGCAACTCCATGGCCAACCTGGGCTCGGGCGTGTACCCCTACACCATCTACAACATGGAAACGACCGGGAACCTGGCAGAGCAGTTCAAGTCGCTCGGCTATTCCACCACGGCCATGCACCCCAACCACGCGACCAACTGGAACCGCGAGAACGTCTACAAGGACTTTGGCTTTGACCAGTTCCTGTCCATCAACGATTTCCAGGGCGCCGACACCCTGCGCGGCATGGTGACCGACCAGGCAACCTACGACAAGATTCTTGAGCTGCTCGACCAGAACGCCGATCCGCAGTTCATCTTCGACGTAACCATGCAGAACCACTCGGGCTACGATACGGGTCTGCTGCCGGTCGACAAGCAGATGCACCTCAACATCGACACGACCGACCTGGACACCAAGACCGTCGAGGACGGCACGCTCTCCGATGTCGACGAGTACGTCTCGTGCATTGAGCAGTCCGACCAGGCACTGCGCTACTTCCTCAACGCCTTGAGCAAGCTCGACCGCAAGATGGTCGTGGTGTTCTGGGGCGATCACCAGCCGTTCTTCCCGTCCAAGTTCAACGATAAGTGGTTTACCGGCGAGGACGACGCTACGCATCAAGAGCGCCTGTGGCAGACCGACTACATCATCTGGGCCAACTACGACGTTGCCGGCTGCGACCAGACGAGCGAGGTCGATGACCTGTCCACCAACTATCTGTCCACCCAGCTGATGCAGCTGATCGGCGCACCTCTCTCCGACTACCAGAAAGCGCACATGACGCTGCGCGAGTCGCTGCCCGCCATCAACTCGGTGGGCTACGAGGACGCCAGCCTGCGCTGGGCGCTCTCCTCCAACGTCACCGGTGACGACGACGCCGCCGCGGCTGCCACCAAGGCACGCGAGGATTACGCCAAGATGCAGTACTACGAGATGTTCCGCGACGGCAAGAACGTCTATACGGAGCACTTCCAGACCGAGGCCAACGAGACCGACCCCAACCTGGCACCGGGTACGACCAAGATCAAGTAG
- a CDS encoding SipW-dependent-type signal peptide-containing protein, with product MENKKKKRYGIIAALLLLVLAAGVGTYAWLTATQSLENVFTVGSFGPTDKKPDPTDPEKPGDQTNDGKAYLFETKWVENSKIVPGTTTDKNPNVGIKKGSDDAYVFIYVKNAMVKEGTAHENIPYFALNNNWKPVDGQVTTSAGGKYLSGLFMYAKGSTNGPAVLSAKDAAADVYTGELFSKVVFPSTLDGSMVAENPKMTVSAYIFGADQKGEETTPAANAVAQAKTWAESKK from the coding sequence ATGGAAAACAAGAAGAAAAAGCGCTACGGCATCATTGCCGCCCTGCTGCTGTTGGTGCTGGCCGCCGGCGTTGGCACCTATGCATGGCTGACGGCTACGCAGAGCCTGGAGAACGTGTTTACGGTCGGCAGCTTTGGCCCTACGGACAAAAAACCTGATCCGACTGATCCCGAGAAGCCCGGCGACCAAACGAATGACGGCAAAGCCTACCTGTTCGAGACCAAGTGGGTTGAAAACTCCAAGATCGTTCCTGGCACCACCACCGACAAGAACCCCAACGTTGGCATCAAGAAGGGTTCCGACGACGCCTACGTGTTCATCTATGTGAAGAACGCCATGGTCAAGGAAGGCACCGCTCACGAGAACATCCCGTACTTCGCACTCAACAACAACTGGAAGCCGGTTGACGGTCAAGTGACCACCTCTGCCGGCGGAAAGTATCTGAGCGGTCTGTTCATGTACGCTAAAGGTTCCACGAACGGCCCTGCTGTCCTGAGCGCTAAGGATGCTGCCGCGGATGTCTACACCGGCGAGCTGTTTAGCAAGGTCGTGTTCCCCAGCACCCTGGATGGCTCCATGGTTGCTGAGAACCCCAAGATGACGGTCTCTGCTTACATCTTCGGCGCCGATCAGAAGGGCGAGGAGACCACTCCGGCCGCCAACGCCGTTGCTCAGGCTAAGACTTGGGCAGAATCCAAGAAGTAA
- a CDS encoding signal peptidase I yields MAFALVIALAVVSFVPRAFGYTPFAVLSGSMEPELPVGSMVFVRQVEPTDIAVGDNATFYRSDGAVVTHQVYEIDPVAQTISTQGIANKNADGTIMHDAEQTPFSSVIGTVSFCVPYLGFVNAYCTTMPGLLVVVAVLALLITASIVLDRMVPDEPAGKHARVHARERRS; encoded by the coding sequence TTGGCGTTCGCGCTTGTCATAGCCCTTGCCGTTGTTTCTTTTGTGCCTCGCGCATTTGGATACACGCCCTTTGCTGTGCTTTCGGGCTCTATGGAACCCGAGCTTCCCGTTGGCTCCATGGTGTTTGTCCGCCAGGTTGAGCCAACGGATATTGCCGTGGGCGACAATGCAACCTTTTACCGATCGGACGGCGCCGTGGTGACGCACCAGGTGTACGAGATCGACCCTGTGGCGCAGACGATTAGCACGCAGGGAATCGCAAACAAAAATGCAGATGGAACCATCATGCACGATGCCGAGCAGACGCCTTTTTCGAGTGTTATCGGCACTGTTTCTTTTTGTGTCCCTTACCTGGGCTTCGTCAACGCATATTGCACGACGATGCCTGGTTTGCTTGTTGTGGTGGCCGTTCTGGCGCTGCTGATCACGGCGTCGATAGTGCTCGATCGGATGGTTCCCGACGAGCCTGCGGGCAAGCATGCCCGCGTGCATGCGAGGGAGCGGCGTTCATAG
- a CDS encoding flavodoxin family protein, producing the protein MTCSLVVNSKSGNTRMVSGAIKRALQAAGVEFVHAAALSDDADADQVALEAQGACAADTVLVGFWCDKGACTPSVAALLSALHGKRVFLFGTCGFGADQSYYQQIIDRVTSNLAGDAELAGWAMCQGKMGPAVKQRYETMLEQDPENARFKMLLDNWVAAKDHPTKEDLDNMAAAAKKAVLGE; encoded by the coding sequence ATGACGTGCTCTTTGGTGGTTAACAGCAAGAGCGGTAATACCAGGATGGTATCGGGCGCGATCAAGCGCGCTCTGCAGGCTGCGGGTGTTGAGTTTGTCCATGCCGCGGCGTTGAGCGACGATGCGGATGCAGATCAGGTTGCGCTCGAGGCGCAGGGCGCCTGCGCGGCCGACACGGTGCTCGTCGGTTTTTGGTGCGACAAGGGCGCGTGCACGCCTTCGGTCGCGGCGTTGCTTTCCGCCTTGCACGGCAAGCGCGTCTTCCTGTTTGGCACCTGCGGCTTTGGCGCCGACCAGAGCTATTACCAGCAGATTATTGATCGCGTAACTTCCAATTTGGCTGGGGATGCCGAGCTTGCGGGCTGGGCGATGTGCCAGGGCAAGATGGGCCCTGCCGTAAAGCAGCGCTACGAGACCATGCTCGAGCAAGATCCCGAAAACGCCCGATTTAAGATGCTGCTCGACAACTGGGTTGCCGCGAAGGACCATCCCACCAAGGAAGACCTGGACAACATGGCTGCAGCCGCCAAGAAGGCCGTGCTGGGAGAGTAG
- a CDS encoding ABC transporter ATP-binding protein/permease gives MNPYTSSGSVATMTANVSGNDKLNDLGDGPRQPGDPERYPVGAVTRRLMGYVRPHRVSFAASFASAAISVILQLYTPILIGEGIDLIVAASQVDFDALLPLVTKLAFVVVGAAAFQWLQGYCVNRLSYETVRDMRVEASDKLSRMPLSFIDSHAHGDLMSRVVNDVDQVGDGLLQGFTQLFTGVITIVGTLAFMLSINLTMTLVVVLVTPLSIFAAGAIAKLSNKSFTAQQRIQGQLGGHIEEYVGEQKLVDAFAYGAHAQQRFDALNAELYTAGERAQFMGSLSNPGTRFINNIIYAVVAVIGCVGVITGVPAALTVGGVQIFLSYANQYTKPFNEVTNVITQIQTAYASARRMFALLDAREQEPDAADAVELVAPQGEVTFEHVDFSYVHDRKLLQDICIEAKPGMRFALVGPTGCGKTTLINLLLRFYDIDAGRILVDGRSSRDYTRSSLRRAFGMVLQDTWLFEGTVADNIAYGCPDATREQVIEAAKRAHAHKFIVQLPGGYDTVIGEDGGTFSQGQKQLLCIARVMLTDPAILLLDEATSSIDTRTELQVQAAFDELMAGRTSFVVAHRLSTIRNADCILVMRDGEIVERGMHDELIAAGGFYAELYRSQFAQ, from the coding sequence ATGAATCCGTACACTTCTTCCGGTTCGGTCGCCACGATGACGGCCAATGTGTCCGGCAACGATAAGCTCAACGACCTGGGTGACGGCCCACGCCAGCCCGGCGACCCTGAGCGCTATCCCGTGGGCGCGGTGACCCGCCGCCTGATGGGTTATGTTCGCCCGCACCGCGTCTCGTTTGCGGCGTCGTTTGCGAGTGCCGCCATCTCCGTTATCTTGCAGCTCTACACACCTATTCTCATTGGCGAGGGCATCGACCTGATTGTTGCCGCGAGCCAGGTGGATTTCGATGCACTGCTGCCGCTCGTCACCAAACTCGCGTTCGTTGTGGTGGGAGCCGCGGCCTTCCAGTGGTTGCAGGGCTATTGCGTCAACCGCCTGTCCTACGAGACGGTGCGCGACATGCGGGTGGAGGCGAGCGACAAGCTCAGCCGCATGCCGCTCAGCTTTATCGACAGCCACGCCCACGGCGACCTTATGAGCCGCGTGGTCAACGACGTCGATCAGGTGGGCGACGGTCTGCTGCAGGGCTTCACGCAGCTCTTCACCGGCGTTATCACCATCGTGGGCACGCTTGCGTTTATGCTCTCCATTAACCTGACCATGACGCTCGTGGTGGTGCTCGTCACGCCGCTTTCCATCTTTGCCGCCGGCGCCATTGCCAAGCTCTCCAACAAGAGCTTCACGGCACAGCAGCGCATTCAGGGCCAGCTCGGTGGCCATATCGAGGAGTATGTGGGTGAGCAAAAGCTCGTGGACGCCTTCGCCTACGGCGCGCACGCTCAGCAGCGCTTCGATGCCCTCAATGCTGAGCTCTACACCGCGGGTGAGCGCGCGCAGTTTATGGGTTCGCTCTCCAACCCCGGCACGCGCTTTATCAATAACATCATCTATGCCGTGGTCGCTGTGATCGGCTGCGTGGGCGTGATCACGGGCGTGCCGGCGGCGCTTACGGTGGGCGGCGTGCAGATTTTCCTGTCCTATGCCAACCAGTACACCAAGCCGTTCAACGAGGTCACCAATGTCATTACGCAGATCCAGACGGCGTATGCCTCGGCGCGTCGCATGTTTGCGCTGCTCGACGCTCGCGAGCAGGAGCCCGATGCGGCGGATGCCGTGGAGCTTGTCGCCCCGCAGGGCGAGGTCACCTTTGAGCATGTGGACTTTAGCTACGTTCACGACCGCAAGCTGCTGCAGGATATCTGCATCGAGGCCAAGCCCGGCATGCGCTTTGCCCTGGTCGGTCCCACGGGCTGCGGCAAGACGACGCTCATCAACCTGCTGCTGCGCTTCTACGATATCGACGCCGGGCGTATCCTGGTGGACGGTCGCTCGTCGCGCGACTACACGCGCTCGAGTCTGCGCCGTGCCTTTGGCATGGTGCTGCAGGACACTTGGCTGTTCGAGGGCACGGTGGCGGACAACATCGCGTACGGTTGCCCGGATGCCACGCGCGAGCAGGTTATCGAGGCAGCCAAGCGCGCGCACGCGCATAAGTTTATCGTGCAGCTGCCAGGCGGCTACGATACGGTGATCGGCGAGGACGGCGGAACGTTTAGCCAGGGCCAAAAGCAGCTGCTGTGCATCGCGCGCGTCATGCTCACCGACCCGGCTATCTTGCTGCTGGACGAGGCGACCTCGAGCATCGATACCCGCACCGAGCTACAGGTGCAGGCGGCATTCGATGAGCTCATGGCAGGTCGCACAAGCTTTGTCGTGGCGCACCGCCTGAGCACTATCCGCAACGCCGACTGCATTCTGGTGATGCGCGACGGCGAGATTGTCGAGCGCGGCATGCACGATGAGCTGATAGCGGCAGGCGGCTTCTACGCCGAACTCTACCGCAGCCAGTTTGCCCAGTGA